From one Bacteroides fragilis NCTC 9343 genomic stretch:
- a CDS encoding HmuY family protein — protein MNNKNKFRFAILLFGVLSAFIITACSDNNSPDDPSQGENTLPVKQVSLSRKTAYGNDWIYYSLEKGKEVSVSEESHAENTDWDIAFNRYNVRTNSGASGKGKGGALLTNIKDLAACTTVPQGTFTVDAAYTITAPGTGFPPPTMESTANEVLCKAITFAGPPPTYTPSDYVFIVRTASGKYAKLKAKSFYDDEGKSGIYSFEYAIQPDGSTNLN, from the coding sequence ATGAACAACAAAAACAAATTCAGATTCGCCATTCTATTATTTGGCGTACTTTCAGCGTTTATCATCACCGCTTGCTCAGACAACAACAGTCCCGACGACCCTTCACAAGGAGAAAACACGTTGCCGGTAAAACAAGTAAGCCTGAGTCGGAAAACAGCATACGGAAACGACTGGATCTATTATTCACTTGAAAAAGGAAAAGAAGTAAGCGTCAGTGAAGAATCCCATGCCGAAAATACAGACTGGGACATCGCATTCAATCGTTACAATGTGCGTACCAACAGTGGTGCATCCGGCAAAGGAAAAGGTGGAGCATTACTCACTAACATTAAAGATTTGGCAGCCTGTACGACAGTTCCGCAGGGAACATTTACTGTCGACGCAGCCTATACCATCACTGCTCCCGGCACAGGTTTCCCTCCTCCTACCATGGAGTCCACCGCTAATGAGGTTCTCTGTAAAGCAATCACTTTTGCCGGCCCTCCTCCCACTTACACCCCAAGCGATTACGTATTTATCGTTCGCACAGCCAGTGGGAAATATGCCAAGTTGAAAGCCAAGAGTTTTTATGATGACGAAGGCAAAAGCGGTATTTATTCATTTGAATATGCCATTCAGCCGGATGGCAGTACAAATTTAAACTAA